AGCGTATACTTTGAACGTGAACTCTCTCAAAGAGCGATCGCTAAGATTCCAACTCCTGTAGGTTCAGCACATTTCTCAATTACCCTAGGGTAGTTCAGACAGAAGTAGCGAGCTTGATGCAGTTTGAAATATGCGATCGCCGACATTTGCAGAGTTTAAAAATATATTGTAGTATTTGTATTACAAACTCTAGTAAAAGGCTACTCACTTCTTTACTAATCAGTTTCTGCTATGCCAAGCTTTGACAACCAACTCAAAACCTTTCATGCTCCAAATCGCCAAGCATGGCGGGAATGGTTAGAGAAAAATCACCATAATTCTATTGGTGTATGGCTAATTTATTACAAAGTAAAAAGTGGTCAGCCAAGCATTCAATATAGTGAAGCAGTCAAGGAGGCGCTATGCTTTGGTTGGATTGACAGTAAAGTCAAAACCTTAGATGAGCATCGTTATATGCAAATATTTACTCCTCGCAAACCGAAGAGTGTTTGGTCAAAGTTAAATAAGCAGTATATTGAAGAACTTATTGCACAAGGTTTAATGACTGAGGCTGGTTTAAACAAAATTGCAGCAGCAAAACATAATGGTTCGTGGACTACATTAGACGCGATAGAAGCATTAATTATTCCTGATGATTTACAGCAAGCTTTAGTTGCGAATGAAACTGCAAATAAATATTTTCAAGCATTCAGCAATTCAGTCAAAAAGAATATTATTTTTTGGATTGAAAGTGCTAAACGTCCAGAAACCAGATTAAAGCGAATTGAGCAAACTGTAAATTCAGCAGCACAGAACAAAAATCCTAGGTTATAAATGTCTTTATTAAATCTGATGTTTCGGCTACAAATGCCTCAATTATTTATGCAAATTTCTATGTGGAAAACTTTCTATATCAAACCTAATGAAATTGGAATTTTATATCATCGCAGCGATTTTAAAAAAATCTTGCAGCCTGGTACTTATACTTATTTTGGTCGGTATTGGCAAGTAAAAACTTATGACCTTAACCAACCAGAAGCTAAGATTGAGAACTTAGAATTGTTGCTGCGCGATCGCACTTCCGAGTTACAGCAATACCTCGTAGTTGTCCGCACAGGATTCAATCAAGCGGCTTTAGTGCGCTTGGGTCAAACTTGGATTAGTATTGCGCCAAATCAATTACGCGCTTTTTGGCGTGGTTTTATTGAGGTAGAAACTCATCTTTTCAACTTAGAAGAAAGCTTAGAACTACCTGCTGAGTTTGTGCAACAACTACGAGGAATTGCCTTAAATGGTATCAAAAAGTTTCAAATTTCTGAGTATGAAATTGGCTTGCTATACGTGCAAGGTAACTTTGTGCGCCCCCTAGAACCAGGTGAGTACGCTTTCTGGTCTGTGAATAGGGATGTTGCTGTTCAGACTCTCAGCCGAATTTTACCCAATCCCAACTTTCCCTTGGAAGATGTTTTAATTGAGAGACATCCGGAATTTGTAGCTGCTTACTGTGAAATAGTACAATTACAGAATCAGCAAGTAGCAATTGTGCGCTATCAAGGTAAAGTGATTTCTATCTTAGCACCATGTAGTCGCAAGCTGTTCTGGCAAGGCGTTGAGGTAGAGGCAATTGACATCAGCATTGATGCTAAGTTGTCATCTCGCTTAGTTGCTGAGTTAGTTTCGGGCTTACCAGAGGCTTATACTCTCAGCCGCAATAGCCTGCATATTTGCGAAGTACCAGCACAACACGTTGGCTTGCTATACATCAATCAAGAATTTCAAACACAACTCCAGCCAGGAAAACACGCATGGTGGGCGTTTGGACGTTCTTTGCAAACGGAAGTCTTCGATTTGCGTCAGCAAACTATGGAAGTATCTGGTCAAGATATTCTCTCTAAGGATAAAGTGCCTTTGCGCTTAAATTTAACTGCTGGCTTCCGCATCCTTGACCCCGTAAGAGCGAAAAACGGTTTATCGGATATTGCTGGGTATTTATACAAAGAGTTACAGTTTGCTTTGCGCGGTGCAGTTGGCGAAAGAACTTTAGATGCCTTACTGGAGGATAAAGGCGCAATTGATAGAAGTATCTCTGACTACATTCGCCAAAAAATCGCAGACTACGGAATTGAAGTAGATTCGGTTGGGGTGAAAGATATTATTCTCCCTGGTGAAATCAAGACTATTTTAAGCAAGGTAGTGGAAGCGGAAAAAGCCGCCCAAGCGAACGTAGTCCGTCGTCGTGAAGAAACTGCTGCTACTCGCAGTATGTTAAATACTGCCAAGGTGATGGAGGACAACCCTGTCGCGTTGCGTTTGAAGGAGTTGGAAGTATTAGAGCGAATTGCAGAGAAGATTGAAAAAATTCAAGTTAATGGGAGCTTGGATAGCATTTTGACGGAGTTGATTCGGATAAATCGCTAGTAAACAGAGATGCACACAGATAAAAAGCAGCGTTTATCTTTGTGCATCTGTTGTTTTAGTCTGATTCAGATTGCGAGTTTTGCTAAACCTAAGTAACGTATCCCTTCTGGAGAGATGTCAAAACGGCAGGGTAATACTTCTAAACCAAGTGCGATCGCATCCCGCAACAACTTACCATATATAGGGTCTTTACTATCTCCTGGGGCAAACTCTGTACAATCACCTCGATTGATAAAATACAGCATGACTGCGCGACTTTTAGGTAGCAACGCCATGAGTTCGCGCAAGTGTTTTTGTCCTCTTGTGGTTTCTGTGTCGGGAAATAGTGCTAACTTACCTTCGCACCAAGTAGTATTTTTTACTTCTAAATAAATTGGGCGATCTTCATCATTTCCTGTTAAGAAAAAATCTACGCGACTTTTTTTATCTTGCCCATAAACCACTTCACCCTTAATGTGGCTATATTCACCCAACTCTGGGAACAAATATCTTGCTAAAGCTAGCTTTACTATCTGATTTGGCAAAGCAGTATTCACGCCTACCCATGTTGGATAATTATCATCTACCTGAATCAGTTCTAATGTGTAAGCTAGTTTGCGGTTAGGATTGGCACTTTTAGATAGCTGTACCGCACTACCAGCAGTAGATACTCCAGTCATCGGCCCTGTATTGGGACAGTGTGCTGTCACTATTTCACCATTCGTTAGTTGCACATCAGCAAAAAAGCGCTTGTAGCGCTTGAGTAGAATTCCAGGATATAAAGTTGGGTAGCGATAAAGCCAATCCATAATTTTGAAACTCTCCTTCATATAAAGTAAGGAGATTATTGAGAGCTAAACAAGTTTAACTCTAAAGGATTACCATTTTTACTGCGCTGTGCGTATCATTAGCAAAACAAAACCTCTTTACCATAGTGTGGCAAGTTTTGTAGTTATTTTTACAACGTTTTAATAAAAAGTAGCATACATATAGATCTTATCAGCCTCCTAAAAGAAAAAAAGTTAGGAGGATTGCAATCTGCAAGTAGGTAAATCCGATGCACACAGTTTGGGGAGTAAAGGAATTAGAATATGCCTTTCTATTTACCCTAAGAAAGGTAAATTCTATCAACTTAGAAGGTTTTAAACCGTTTTTTAATAATCTGCCTGTTGACCCTTACATCAAAGGTAATTATCGTTCTCGTCGATTATCTCGATTTACCGTTGATGGGGATAGATTAATTAAACTACCTCACGGTTATCTTTACCAAAGCAAAGATTACAATCCATTATTAGGAGATGTTAAAAGAGAATTTGCCGAATTAGATAATGCGATGGTCGAACTTGATATATTTAGAGAGCTAATTTTAGCATTTACTGATTCTTGCAAACTGCATCCAGAGGCAGAAATCGGAGTTCATCAGATTAGAACTAGCTGTTCGCCTGATAATTTGGGTAATCCTGCGCCTGAAGGTATCCATAGAGATGGTACGGATTTTATCGGAATTTTCTCTGTCGACCGAGACAATATTCAAGGCGGAGAAACACATCTATATTCTGGTAGAAAGGAAAAGCCTATTTTTAGTAAAGTTTTAAATTCAGGAGAACTTTTGTTAGTCAACGACCATGAATTTCTGCACTTTACTACTCCAATTAAACCAGAGATCAACGCTCCGGGAACAAGGGATGTTTTTGTACTCACTTCTCCTAGTTTGATTACCGATTAATTCTATTTAAAAGTAAAACTACAGATAAACACAGCAGAAAGTTCGGGCAAAGGCTTTCTCAACCAGATTTTTCAAGCCAGATAAGCTATTAGTAGTTATCTGTATTTGTACATAATTCAATCTATAAGATATGGGGAATTGAATGCAGTCATTTCCCCAGCTTTTTTATTTGGGATGGGAAATCATCTTATTGATAGCGGTTATCTGCTTACGGAAATATAGATGTAATAAATATTGCATGAAATGAAAAAGCAAGTATGCAATCGCACTGCTATCCTACAAGCTGCTCGTGCTTTATTACTACAAATCTTCTTTACCATAGTTTGGCATTTTTTGCGGTTTCTTACACAACGTTTTAATAAAAAGTATCATATAATAGATATTATCAGCCTCCTAAAAGAAAAAACTTAGGAGGATTGCAATCTGCAAGTAGGTAAATCCTATGCAAACAGTTCGAGGATTAACTGAATTAGAATATGCCTTTCTATTTACCTTAAGAAAAGTAAATTCTATAAACTTAGAAGGTTTTAAACCATTTTTTAACAATCTGCCTGTTGACCCTTACATTAAAGGTAATTATCGCTCTCGTCGATTATCTCGATTTACTGTTGTTGGGGATCGGTTGATTAAACTACCTCACGGTTATTTCTATCAAAGCAAAGATTACAATCCACTATTAGGAGATATTAAAAGAGAGTTTGCAGAATTAGATGATGCGATGCTCGAACTTGACATATTTAAAGAGCTTATTTTAGCATTTACTGATTCTTGTAAACTTCATCCAGAGGCAGAAATCGGAGTTCATCAAATTAGGATTAGCTGTTCGCCTGATAATTTAGGTAATCCTGCACCTGAAGGTATCCATAGAGATGGTACGGATTTTATCGGGATTTTCTCTGTTGCAAGAGACAATATTCAAGGTGCAGAAACACACTTGTATAAAGACAATCAGGAAGAACCAATTTTTAGTAAAATTCTCAATCCCGGAGAACTTTTGTTAGTCAATGACCATGAATTTCTGCACTTTACTACTCCGATTAAACCAGAGATAGACGCTCCGGGAACACGAGATGTTTTTGTGCTAACTTCTCCTAGTTTGCTTTCTGATTAATACTATTTAGTTTCCAAGCTGAGGTTTCGCCTCTCCTACAATTTAGTCATTCGTTTAAAACACTAAAATTGCAAAATATTCAATCTACTTGAAATATTTGACAATCTACAAGATATGGGGAATTGAATGCGGTCATTTCCCCAGCTTTTTTATTTGGGATGGGAAATAATCTGGCTGACAGCGGTTTATCCAACTTAATTGCTAAAGTCGCCATGTCAATTAATATAGCCGCAATTTTTTCAATTGAAATATCGCCTGGAATTGGAACTGTATCGAGTCCACAGCCACAAACTGCCGAATAAAGCAATAAATTAGTAATATTATAGGTTTGCTCGTTAGCTCTTGCAGCTAGTCCGATATCTTCACAAACCGGAAGCATTAAACCAGAGTACCCACAGATTTTAACTGAGACACTTTTTAAAGCACGAGTTAGCATTCCTGAAATTGCTAAAGTTCCAGGTTGACCAAACTTACCATTCATTAACTTTTCATAAGCAAAAGCAATACTGTTATTTTTATCTAGAGATGGCGAAAGAGAGGTATCAATTCCGTGATATGCAATAGCAAATTTATCGGAGATGATTTCTGCAATAGCGGCAATTTTATTTAACTCTTGTTCTAAGAGTTTATGCAGTTTTTGTTCTGCTGTTTGGATATTCCCGGCTTGGGAGAATGCTGCTGTTACTAAGTCACAGCATTCTAAACCGATAGCAAATCCTGTATCACCTTGATGGTATGATGTTGGAAAAAATGGGATTCCAGGCTGACAGTTTGCCCATGCACAAAAACGAAAGTTGCCATAGCCATTTTCACTTTCTTGAGAAATGCGTTTAATGGCTTTGGCTGATGCTAAAGCATTTTCTAAGTTAATGCCATCTACAAAATCACCAATTTTACTCGAACAGTAAATAACTGAAGTTTGTTGATTAATTTCTGGAATTAAGGCTATAGTTGATAGCTTACTGGCATAGCCAATATTGAAGAAGCTAAGATTTAAATTAAGGCAGATTTGTTCTAGGTTTTGAATTTGATTTAAAATTTCAATGTTGGATAATCCTTGAAGATATTCTTCCCAGGAATTTGTGGCTATTCTAGTTGTTTGCACTTCGTAGCCTTGTTGGGTAAATATTTCCTTTACTTGTTGATTAAATTCAGCAGCTTGTCTAATTTTTTCTGTATCTTGAGGAGATTGCAGAGAAATTCCTGTGGTGATAGTTCTGATTTTCATGGTTAAAAAATAATTGGTAAAAATTCTTCAAGAAAATATACTGAAAGAAAAAAACGAATCGCCAAGTACGCCAAGTATGCCAAGGAAGAGGAAGTTAGTCTGTGCGACTCCGCGTTTTTGCGTGAACTTGATAAATTTATACTTATCGTTTAGTTCAATGTCATTAACATAGGAAATAAGCTAGAGTCACGGTGAATACTTATATAGCCATAACTAATAAAAGCCATGAGTGATGAGTTCTATAATCGTGGGCTGGAAAAAGCTAAACAAAAAGACTACGCTGGAGCCATTGAGGAATTTAATCGTGCTTTGCAGGTGACACCTTACTTTCCCGAAGCTTATTTTCAAAGAGGGTTGGCATATTATGACTCAGGGGAAATTATCCAGGCTGTTTCCGATTATACCGAAGCTCTGAAGCTGAATCCCGAAAGTATGGAAGCTTACTATTCTCGCGCCTTAGCTAGGGTGGCGTTGAAAAATCTACCGGGTGCGTTGGAAGATGTGGAACGCGCTATTCGCCTTAATTCTAATTATGCCGCAGCTTACAGCCTTCGAGGGATAGTGCGACGCAAA
The genomic region above belongs to Calothrix sp. NIES-2098 and contains:
- a CDS encoding SPFH domain, Band 7 family protein, whose translation is MSLLNLMFRLQMPQLFMQISMWKTFYIKPNEIGILYHRSDFKKILQPGTYTYFGRYWQVKTYDLNQPEAKIENLELLLRDRTSELQQYLVVVRTGFNQAALVRLGQTWISIAPNQLRAFWRGFIEVETHLFNLEESLELPAEFVQQLRGIALNGIKKFQISEYEIGLLYVQGNFVRPLEPGEYAFWSVNRDVAVQTLSRILPNPNFPLEDVLIERHPEFVAAYCEIVQLQNQQVAIVRYQGKVISILAPCSRKLFWQGVEVEAIDISIDAKLSSRLVAELVSGLPEAYTLSRNSLHICEVPAQHVGLLYINQEFQTQLQPGKHAWWAFGRSLQTEVFDLRQQTMEVSGQDILSKDKVPLRLNLTAGFRILDPVRAKNGLSDIAGYLYKELQFALRGAVGERTLDALLEDKGAIDRSISDYIRQKIADYGIEVDSVGVKDIILPGEIKTILSKVVEAEKAAQANVVRRREETAATRSMLNTAKVMEDNPVALRLKELEVLERIAEKIEKIQVNGSLDSILTELIRINR
- a CDS encoding sugar fermentation stimulation protein A is translated as MDWLYRYPTLYPGILLKRYKRFFADVQLTNGEIVTAHCPNTGPMTGVSTAGSAVQLSKSANPNRKLAYTLELIQVDDNYPTWVGVNTALPNQIVKLALARYLFPELGEYSHIKGEVVYGQDKKSRVDFFLTGNDEDRPIYLEVKNTTWCEGKLALFPDTETTRGQKHLRELMALLPKSRAVMLYFINRGDCTEFAPGDSKDPIYGKLLRDAIALGLEVLPCRFDISPEGIRYLGLAKLAI